One genomic region from Hyalangium ruber encodes:
- a CDS encoding PH domain-containing protein, whose amino-acid sequence MDGHDSASGTRQVFRPRRVLAALMAAAGILWVTVLVYLLLSFDDVPAKTFFAVIFFVVFFGVSLTYYARTRIVVDARGITYRGMVRTRRFSFKEIHKVDVLPGPVTVYAIRTNGGFVNFTSFFQHHRRLAALLVERAGLSPMVS is encoded by the coding sequence ATGGACGGGCACGACTCCGCATCGGGTACTCGGCAGGTTTTTCGTCCTCGGCGTGTCCTGGCGGCGCTGATGGCAGCCGCCGGTATCCTCTGGGTGACAGTGCTGGTGTACCTGTTGCTGAGCTTCGATGACGTTCCGGCGAAGACCTTCTTCGCGGTGATCTTCTTCGTCGTCTTCTTTGGCGTATCGCTGACGTACTACGCGCGCACCCGCATCGTGGTGGATGCGCGGGGCATCACCTATCGGGGCATGGTTCGCACCCGGCGTTTCTCCTTCAAGGAGATCCACAAGGTGGACGTCCTGCCCGGCCCGGTGACGGTCTACGCCATCCGGACCAACGGCGGCTTCGTCAACTTCACGAGCTTCTTCCAGCACCATCGGCGGCTGGCGGCGCTGCTGGTGGAGCGCGCGGGGCTCTCGCCGATGGTCTCCTGA
- a CDS encoding carbohydrate-binding family 9-like protein, translating into MHLARPFLSLLLALTLGLVACRDEQAGPRPRTQRLPPPTQLRTLDAAPAELTFRSGATLGGGAVVYLGSQVTPAQAAPGQPVRLAHYFQAQRAPPQGYSFFAHVIDAATGQMLMNADHEIQDGMAPLASWPVGKVIEDVHTVSMPGGPSRVVLGFWRGDERLAVDDPRAQDGQNRMLGPTLGSAPELPEYKVSRATKPPVLDGELGDEAWKTAPSVVLRGSFDGQPASLRTEARLLYDDANLYVAFAVVDPDVWGTLRKRDDPIYEQEVVEIFLDANADGRTYNELQVSPHNVIFDAYFPARRQGMDTGWDSGMKTAVKVRGTLDDPSDRDDGWTVEMQIPFARLAEVPNVPPKKGDRWRFNLYRLEHVERRNVEGQAFSPLFIGDFHALPRFGWLAFE; encoded by the coding sequence ATGCACCTTGCCCGCCCGTTCCTCTCTCTTCTGCTAGCGCTGACCCTGGGCCTCGTCGCCTGTCGTGACGAACAGGCCGGACCTCGGCCGCGCACCCAGCGCCTGCCACCCCCCACGCAGCTGCGCACCTTGGACGCCGCGCCAGCGGAGCTCACGTTCCGCAGCGGGGCCACCTTGGGTGGAGGAGCGGTGGTGTACCTGGGCTCCCAGGTGACACCCGCGCAGGCCGCGCCCGGCCAACCCGTGCGACTGGCGCACTACTTCCAGGCGCAGCGCGCGCCGCCCCAGGGCTACAGCTTCTTCGCTCATGTCATCGATGCGGCCACCGGGCAGATGCTCATGAACGCCGACCACGAGATTCAGGACGGCATGGCGCCGCTCGCCTCGTGGCCCGTGGGCAAGGTCATCGAGGATGTCCACACCGTGTCGATGCCGGGAGGACCCAGCCGGGTGGTGCTCGGCTTCTGGAGGGGAGATGAGCGCCTCGCCGTGGACGACCCGCGAGCCCAGGACGGCCAGAACCGAATGCTGGGGCCGACGCTGGGCAGTGCCCCCGAGCTACCGGAGTACAAAGTCTCCCGTGCGACGAAGCCGCCAGTCCTCGACGGGGAGCTCGGCGATGAAGCCTGGAAGACGGCCCCGTCGGTGGTGCTGCGCGGCAGCTTCGACGGACAGCCTGCCTCGCTGCGCACCGAGGCGCGGTTGCTCTACGACGACGCGAACCTCTACGTGGCCTTCGCGGTGGTGGACCCGGACGTCTGGGGCACGCTGCGCAAGCGAGACGACCCCATCTACGAGCAGGAGGTGGTGGAGATCTTCCTCGACGCCAACGCGGACGGGCGGACGTACAACGAGCTGCAGGTCTCTCCGCACAACGTCATCTTCGACGCGTACTTCCCGGCCCGGCGCCAGGGAATGGACACGGGCTGGGACTCGGGGATGAAGACGGCGGTGAAGGTGCGAGGGACGCTCGACGACCCCTCCGACCGGGACGACGGCTGGACGGTGGAGATGCAGATCCCCTTCGCCCGGCTGGCGGAGGTGCCCAACGTGCCGCCGAAGAAGGGAGACCGCTGGCGCTTCAACCTGTACCGGCTGGAGCACGTCGAGCGAAGGAACGTGGAAGGACAGGCCTTCTCCCCGCTCTTCATCGGAGATTTCCACGCACTGCCGCGCTTCGGCTGGCTCGCCTTCGAGTAG
- a CDS encoding CarD family transcriptional regulator: protein MQTSFKTGDKAVYPGQGVGEVMGIEHTEVAGQRQSFYVLRILENGMRIMIPINKVGSVGLREIISEEDVKQVYSILKEKDISVDSTTWNRRYREYMEKIKTGSVFEIAEVLRDLYLLKGDKDLSFGERKMLDTARSLLIKELSLAKDCSEEEIESDLKKIFNIAA from the coding sequence GTGCAGACCAGCTTCAAGACTGGTGACAAGGCGGTTTACCCCGGACAGGGTGTAGGCGAGGTGATGGGCATCGAGCACACCGAGGTGGCCGGGCAGCGCCAGTCCTTCTATGTGCTGCGCATCCTGGAGAACGGGATGCGGATCATGATCCCAATCAACAAGGTCGGCTCGGTTGGCCTTCGCGAGATCATCAGCGAGGAGGACGTCAAGCAGGTCTACTCCATCCTCAAGGAGAAGGACATCTCGGTCGACTCCACCACGTGGAACCGTCGCTACCGGGAGTACATGGAGAAGATCAAGACGGGCTCCGTCTTCGAGATCGCCGAGGTGCTGCGTGACCTCTACCTCCTGAAGGGCGACAAGGACCTCTCGTTCGGTGAGCGCAAGATGCTGGACACGGCGCGCTCGCTGCTCATCAAGGAGCTGTCGCTGGCCAAGGACTGCTCCGAGGAAGAGATCGAGTCGGACCTGAAGAAGATCTTCAACATCGCCGCCTAG
- a CDS encoding FHA domain-containing protein, which translates to MAPSNPKRPPRPPRPPGAPSPKKQEVELPFDDDEVAPLQEDDPRPQRVPQFPAGPRRSARRAGAGRDARGDRELSTRFDANEYSDPGHSPAFLYVERGPGLGQLIPVKQGPLVIGRASACDLRLQHPSISRRHAQLMRQGERFVLRDLGSQNGTFVNRVKLTGDTDIRVGDEISLGNALMKLRGPGSSSDKVPLTALPVHKKPARMAMSLTRVALVAAAVGSAVAALLTLAFLKITSPESEGTASTDSASGAYVPPPSATEEERAASATEEESRAARPIVPPSSAKASGPRASSISAKSAASRKESGSRSSAQGTKSSAGEERADVISLYEKGDVATALSLARSAQLESLASRITDFQSAQEAGQKALNARDTASALRHLSAALAVDQELSQGWSVQGRKLRKQLGHLHTLTGVDQQKAGDTGAARESFKTALKYDPSNARAKKELQQLGGQP; encoded by the coding sequence ATGGCCCCCTCCAACCCCAAGCGACCGCCTCGCCCTCCCCGCCCTCCGGGTGCGCCGTCGCCCAAGAAGCAGGAGGTGGAGCTGCCATTCGACGACGACGAGGTGGCGCCGCTGCAGGAGGATGATCCGCGTCCGCAGCGCGTGCCCCAGTTCCCCGCGGGCCCTCGCCGGTCCGCTCGCCGCGCGGGCGCTGGGCGGGATGCCCGGGGGGACCGCGAGCTCTCCACCCGGTTCGATGCCAACGAGTACTCGGATCCCGGCCACTCGCCCGCCTTCCTCTATGTGGAGCGCGGCCCCGGCCTGGGCCAGCTCATCCCGGTCAAGCAGGGGCCGCTCGTCATCGGTCGCGCGTCGGCGTGTGACTTGCGCCTCCAGCACCCGTCCATCAGCCGCCGCCATGCGCAGCTCATGCGGCAGGGCGAGCGCTTCGTGCTCCGGGATCTGGGCAGCCAGAACGGCACGTTCGTCAACCGGGTGAAGCTCACCGGAGATACCGATATCCGCGTCGGGGATGAGATCTCCCTGGGAAACGCTCTGATGAAGCTGCGGGGGCCGGGCAGCTCGTCGGACAAGGTGCCGCTGACCGCGCTGCCGGTCCACAAGAAGCCCGCGCGCATGGCCATGAGCCTCACGCGCGTGGCGCTCGTGGCGGCCGCCGTGGGCTCGGCGGTGGCGGCCCTGCTCACCCTCGCCTTCCTGAAGATCACCTCTCCGGAATCGGAGGGCACTGCTTCCACGGACAGTGCGTCGGGCGCTTACGTCCCGCCCCCCTCCGCCACGGAGGAAGAGCGCGCGGCGAGTGCGACCGAAGAAGAATCTCGCGCCGCCAGGCCGATCGTACCGCCTTCCAGCGCCAAGGCCTCGGGCCCCCGCGCCTCGTCGATCAGCGCGAAGTCCGCCGCCTCCCGGAAGGAGTCGGGTTCCCGCTCCAGCGCCCAGGGCACCAAGTCCTCCGCTGGAGAGGAGCGCGCGGACGTCATCTCCCTCTATGAGAAGGGAGACGTGGCCACGGCGCTGAGCCTTGCCCGGAGCGCCCAGCTCGAGTCACTCGCCTCGCGCATCACCGACTTCCAGAGCGCGCAGGAGGCGGGCCAGAAGGCCCTCAACGCTCGGGACACCGCCAGCGCCCTGCGGCACCTCTCCGCCGCCCTCGCCGTGGATCAGGAGCTGTCCCAGGGCTGGAGCGTCCAGGGTCGCAAGCTCCGCAAGCAACTGGGCCACCTCCACACCCTGACGGGGGTGGACCAGCAGAAAGCCGGGGACACGGGCGCCGCCCGAGAGTCGTTCAAGACGGCGCTGAAGTACGACCCGTCCAACGCGCGAGCCAAAAAGGAGCTTCAGCAGCTCGGCGGGCAACCGTAG
- a CDS encoding FHA domain-containing protein, giving the protein MRFEFEHLGTTTPFELAEGQHLLGGGAEDQVRLEGLPPGFLSLCIEGVRLTVAAAQNFTVNDVHVPRGVPRLVLPGEVVGLPEQMRLKVLQAPHSGERGVGTMAVLKNLLTDGADLSSSRAATLTCLTGLDVGRTFVLAEAQTDLGRGTGVDFRLRDRAVSRSHARILRQGTTFTVLDLGSPNGVFRNGQRVKGSADLAEGDVIELGKTILRFQAPVEVEEPALLPEPALEAPAVEPEPTPRGEWWFIGLGAATALAGVLVTYALVG; this is encoded by the coding sequence ATGCGCTTCGAATTCGAGCACCTGGGCACCACCACTCCTTTTGAACTCGCGGAAGGACAGCACCTGCTTGGAGGGGGCGCCGAGGACCAGGTGCGGCTGGAGGGCCTTCCTCCGGGCTTCCTGTCCCTGTGCATCGAGGGCGTCCGGCTCACGGTGGCCGCCGCGCAGAACTTCACCGTCAACGATGTACACGTGCCCCGTGGCGTTCCTCGGCTGGTGCTCCCAGGAGAGGTGGTGGGGCTGCCCGAGCAGATGCGCCTCAAGGTCCTCCAGGCCCCTCACAGTGGCGAGCGCGGCGTGGGCACCATGGCCGTGCTCAAGAACCTGCTCACCGATGGCGCGGACCTGTCCTCCTCGCGCGCCGCCACCCTGACCTGTCTCACCGGACTGGACGTGGGCCGCACCTTCGTCCTGGCCGAGGCCCAGACGGACCTGGGCCGCGGGACGGGCGTGGACTTCCGCCTGCGCGACCGCGCCGTCTCGCGCTCCCACGCGCGCATCCTCCGCCAAGGCACCACGTTCACCGTCCTGGACCTGGGCAGCCCCAATGGGGTCTTCCGCAATGGCCAGCGGGTGAAGGGCTCCGCCGATCTCGCGGAGGGGGACGTCATCGAGTTGGGGAAGACGATCCTGCGCTTCCAGGCTCCCGTGGAAGTAGAGGAGCCCGCTCTGCTTCCCGAACCGGCCTTGGAGGCGCCCGCGGTGGAGCCCGAACCCACGCCTCGGGGAGAGTGGTGGTTCATCGGGCTCGGCGCGGCAACTGCCCTCGCGGGCGTGCTCGTCACCTACGCCCTGGTGGGCTGA
- a CDS encoding DNA internalization-related competence protein ComEC/Rec2: MLGATASAEGTGTLSGKFLIIAALLGTAGLALARLPGVHLGVLFALGAMGAGLSGLEGRVEVPPELAQGGPAVLEGVVERVDPFEDSTRLQLAVARAGRTAHSTVPARFRASVYLRGGPSLLPDQRVRVEAKLQPLEPPSNPGEKNFAAARRRQAVVFSGSVMAGRLLVLSPAPAWRRYVARTQQGLSDAVRKVAPSEDSAALFLTLAAGQRASLDDALEEAFSRSGLAHVLSVSGLHVAALALMTLALLRRLLVRVGARFRGMDARRVAAPASVPFVWAYVVFTGNQTPAVRSAVMATVVLLGLALWRRAEGLNSLAAAAIVLVIWTPSSVADLSLQLSFLAVLSLLLLTPALRGAFPIAPPEPGEERRWVRMARNARETVLETFCASAAVTVASVPLVANTFGRASLAGLVSNIVCLPLCGLLTGFAAGGAALFTVSPVLATPVLWGGAWASELLLVLTRFFAAVPLATVELPPFGAGLSALYALGLATWALGVGRWRLGGVLTPLAVAVALLAPWLTPQAPLRITFLSVGQGDAVVLSSRGQHALVDGGGVPQGGDTGTRFVLPFLRHERIDRLALTILSHPHPDHALGLISTLGQVRTERLWLPAGSTDGPLSRQLIAAAQGAKVEEVQVGSPAFVLGEATLEVLGPPLPEDRELIEGVNDRSVVVLLRHGDVTVLLTGDVEEAGEELLLDRVGPVTVLKAPHHGSRTSSTEPFLARTRPRYVVFCVGRRNRFGFPHPEVVERYRALGSECFRTDLNGAVTLESDGKDVRLHGFLPREEPHTGPPVAPLAHHPHP; this comes from the coding sequence ATGCTTGGCGCTACTGCTAGCGCCGAAGGAACGGGCACCCTCAGCGGGAAATTCCTGATCATCGCGGCTCTCCTGGGTACGGCCGGCCTGGCGCTTGCTCGCCTGCCTGGTGTCCATCTCGGGGTGTTGTTCGCGCTGGGAGCCATGGGCGCGGGGCTCTCTGGACTCGAGGGCCGCGTGGAGGTGCCTCCCGAGCTGGCGCAAGGGGGCCCTGCCGTACTCGAGGGGGTGGTAGAGCGGGTGGATCCGTTCGAGGACTCCACGCGCCTGCAGCTCGCCGTGGCGCGGGCTGGGCGCACGGCGCACTCCACTGTCCCGGCGCGGTTCCGCGCGAGTGTGTATCTGCGCGGCGGGCCCTCGCTGCTGCCGGATCAGCGGGTGCGGGTGGAAGCCAAGCTCCAGCCCCTGGAGCCTCCCTCCAACCCTGGTGAGAAGAACTTCGCGGCGGCGCGGCGACGACAGGCGGTGGTCTTCAGTGGGAGTGTCATGGCGGGAAGGCTGCTGGTGCTCTCCCCTGCTCCCGCATGGCGGCGGTATGTGGCGAGGACCCAGCAGGGACTCTCGGACGCCGTGCGGAAGGTGGCTCCTTCGGAGGACTCCGCCGCGCTGTTCCTCACGCTCGCGGCGGGACAGCGGGCTTCGCTGGATGATGCGTTGGAGGAGGCGTTCTCTCGCAGCGGGCTGGCCCATGTGCTCAGCGTGAGTGGGTTGCATGTAGCGGCGCTCGCGCTGATGACACTTGCCTTGCTCAGGCGCTTGCTCGTTCGCGTAGGCGCGCGCTTCCGGGGGATGGATGCGCGCCGGGTCGCCGCGCCCGCCTCGGTGCCCTTCGTCTGGGCCTATGTCGTGTTCACCGGCAACCAGACTCCCGCAGTGCGCTCGGCGGTGATGGCCACCGTGGTGCTGCTGGGCCTGGCCCTGTGGCGGCGCGCGGAGGGGCTCAACAGCCTTGCCGCCGCAGCGATCGTGCTCGTCATCTGGACACCCTCCAGCGTCGCGGATCTGTCGCTGCAGCTGTCCTTCCTCGCCGTGTTGAGCCTGCTGCTGCTCACGCCCGCGCTGCGAGGGGCCTTTCCCATCGCGCCCCCCGAGCCGGGCGAGGAGCGCCGATGGGTGCGGATGGCCCGGAACGCGCGGGAGACCGTCCTGGAGACCTTCTGTGCCAGCGCGGCGGTGACGGTGGCGAGTGTGCCACTCGTGGCCAACACGTTCGGCCGCGCGAGCCTGGCGGGGCTCGTCTCCAACATCGTCTGTCTGCCGCTGTGCGGGCTGCTCACCGGGTTTGCCGCCGGGGGCGCGGCGCTCTTCACCGTCTCTCCGGTGCTGGCCACGCCGGTGCTGTGGGGTGGCGCCTGGGCCTCGGAGCTGCTGCTGGTCCTCACCCGCTTCTTCGCAGCCGTGCCGCTGGCCACGGTGGAGCTGCCTCCCTTCGGCGCGGGCCTCTCCGCGCTCTATGCCCTGGGGCTGGCGACGTGGGCGCTCGGGGTCGGCCGGTGGCGGTTGGGGGGCGTGCTCACGCCCCTGGCCGTGGCGGTGGCGCTCCTCGCACCGTGGCTCACGCCCCAGGCGCCCCTGCGCATCACCTTCCTCTCCGTGGGCCAGGGAGACGCGGTGGTCCTCAGCTCACGCGGGCAGCACGCGCTCGTGGACGGAGGTGGCGTTCCTCAGGGAGGAGACACGGGCACCCGCTTCGTCCTCCCCTTCTTGCGCCACGAACGCATCGACCGTCTGGCGCTCACCATCCTCTCCCACCCCCACCCGGATCACGCACTCGGGTTGATCTCCACGCTGGGACAGGTGCGCACGGAGCGACTGTGGCTCCCCGCCGGCAGCACGGACGGGCCCCTGTCTCGACAGCTCATCGCCGCGGCCCAGGGCGCCAAGGTGGAGGAGGTCCAGGTGGGCTCACCCGCCTTCGTGCTCGGCGAGGCGACCCTGGAGGTGCTGGGGCCTCCGCTGCCCGAGGATCGGGAGCTGATCGAGGGCGTGAATGACCGAAGCGTGGTGGTGCTCCTGCGTCACGGGGACGTCACCGTGCTGCTCACAGGGGACGTGGAAGAAGCGGGCGAGGAGTTGCTGCTCGATCGCGTGGGGCCGGTGACGGTGCTCAAGGCGCCCCACCACGGCTCGCGGACCTCCTCCACCGAGCCGTTCCTGGCGCGGACCCGCCCTCGGTATGTCGTCTTCTGTGTCGGCCGCCGCAACCGCTTCGGCTTCCCCCACCCGGAGGTCGTGGAGCGGTATCGAGCGCTGGGGAGTGAGTGCTTCCGAACGGATCTGAACGGTGCCGTCACCCTGGAGAGCGACGGCAAGGATGTCCGCCTGCATGGGTTCCTTCCGCGCGAGGAGCCTCACACTGGCCCCCCAGTTGCCCCGCTCGCCCACCATCCCCACCCTTGA
- the cysS gene encoding cysteine--tRNA ligase, with translation MAQPSITLFNTLTMQKEPLEPTEPGAVRVYVCGPTVYSYIHIGNARTFTSFDVVVRYLRYRGFRVTYVRNYTDVDDKIIKAAHETGEEPVALASRFVEAFREDARALHMVEPDVSPKVSDHIPEIISIIQKLVDKGVAYESQGDVYFAVSRYPDYAKLSKRNLDDLRAGERVHPGDQKREPLDFALWKAAKPGEPSWDSPWGKGRPGWHIECSAMSARYLGESFDIHGGALDLIFPHHENEIAQSEGASGKQFSKYWMHCGFLDIEGAKMSKSLGNVVRLRDALTKVDAEALRFFFLSTHYRHPLNFADKAIADAEYRMEYFYETLRKVDERVAGKDFGKGPLHGEPGRFLKEFEAAMDDDFNAPNGLAALSGLFGLMNELTDKPPVKDKALVGRTLQALREDVRKVSGVLGLFEDEPAQWLLRRRERAVRERGIDVAEVDRLIAERNEARKAKNFAEADRLRTELKAKGVEIMDTAAGTTWKVAAPATEAA, from the coding sequence TTGGCGCAGCCGTCGATCACGCTCTTCAACACGCTGACGATGCAGAAAGAGCCCCTGGAGCCCACCGAACCGGGTGCTGTTCGCGTCTATGTCTGCGGTCCCACGGTCTACAGTTACATACATATCGGGAATGCTCGCACCTTCACCTCCTTCGATGTGGTGGTGAGGTATCTGAGGTATCGGGGCTTCCGGGTGACGTACGTGCGCAACTACACGGACGTCGACGACAAGATCATCAAGGCGGCGCACGAGACGGGGGAGGAGCCGGTGGCGCTGGCGTCCCGCTTCGTGGAGGCGTTCCGGGAGGACGCGCGGGCGCTGCACATGGTGGAGCCGGACGTCTCGCCGAAGGTGAGCGACCACATCCCGGAGATCATCTCCATCATCCAGAAGCTGGTGGACAAGGGCGTGGCGTACGAGTCCCAGGGGGACGTGTACTTCGCGGTGAGCCGCTATCCGGACTACGCGAAGCTGTCCAAGCGCAACCTGGATGACTTGAGGGCGGGCGAGCGAGTGCATCCCGGCGACCAGAAGCGCGAGCCGCTGGACTTCGCGCTTTGGAAGGCGGCCAAGCCGGGAGAGCCGTCGTGGGACAGCCCGTGGGGCAAGGGGCGACCGGGCTGGCACATCGAGTGCTCGGCGATGAGCGCGCGGTACCTGGGCGAGTCGTTCGACATCCACGGGGGCGCGCTGGATCTGATCTTCCCCCACCACGAGAACGAGATCGCCCAGAGCGAGGGCGCTAGCGGCAAGCAGTTCTCGAAGTACTGGATGCACTGCGGCTTCCTGGACATCGAAGGCGCGAAGATGTCGAAGTCGCTCGGCAACGTGGTGCGCCTGAGGGACGCGCTGACGAAGGTGGACGCGGAGGCGCTGCGCTTCTTCTTCCTGTCGACGCACTACCGGCACCCGCTGAACTTCGCGGACAAGGCGATCGCGGATGCCGAGTACCGCATGGAGTACTTCTACGAGACGCTGCGCAAGGTGGACGAGCGCGTGGCGGGCAAGGACTTCGGCAAGGGGCCGCTGCACGGCGAGCCGGGTCGCTTCCTCAAGGAGTTCGAGGCGGCGATGGACGACGACTTCAACGCTCCGAACGGACTCGCGGCGTTGTCGGGCCTGTTCGGGCTGATGAACGAGCTGACGGACAAGCCACCGGTCAAGGACAAGGCGTTGGTGGGCCGCACGCTGCAGGCGCTGCGGGAGGACGTGCGCAAGGTGTCGGGGGTGCTGGGGCTCTTCGAGGATGAGCCGGCGCAGTGGCTGCTTCGGCGGCGCGAGCGGGCGGTGCGGGAGCGAGGCATCGACGTGGCGGAGGTGGATCGGCTGATCGCCGAGCGCAACGAGGCCCGTAAGGCGAAGAACTTCGCGGAGGCGGACCGGCTGCGCACGGAGCTGAAGGCCAAGGGCGTGGAGATCATGGACACGGCGGCTGGCACCACGTGGAAGGTGGCGGCCCCTGCCACCGAGGCCGCCTGA